From Thalassoroseus pseudoceratinae, the proteins below share one genomic window:
- a CDS encoding YkgJ family cysteine cluster protein produces MKPSELKQFERSTCACGKCKAGCKSMPGRLASGDLDAIANFFGVDPGNEEFTQRNFRSLDDWKVGEEPVTIPTIVPAQKESGRCVFLTKDDRCSIHPVAPFGCRNFDACGENEVDDVYKSICQLAVITHSRDYLMTWGHLHTLGIQAPPIGLRKAAMHAELDRLR; encoded by the coding sequence ATGAAACCAAGTGAACTGAAACAGTTCGAACGTTCGACATGTGCTTGCGGGAAGTGCAAGGCAGGTTGCAAATCGATGCCCGGTCGCCTGGCATCGGGCGACCTAGACGCGATTGCGAATTTTTTTGGCGTTGACCCTGGTAATGAAGAGTTCACGCAACGGAACTTCCGGTCATTGGACGACTGGAAGGTTGGTGAGGAACCTGTGACGATTCCGACAATTGTTCCTGCGCAGAAAGAGAGCGGTCGGTGCGTCTTTCTCACCAAAGATGACCGTTGTTCGATCCACCCGGTCGCTCCGTTCGGTTGTCGGAACTTCGATGCTTGCGGGGAAAACGAGGTAGACGACGTTTACAAATCCATATGCCAATTGGCTGTGATCACTCACTCGCGGGACTACCTGATGACCTGGGGGCACTTGCACACATTGGGTATCCAGGCACCGCCGATAGGTCTGCGGAAAGCCGCAATGCACGCCGAGCTTGATCGGTTGCGCTGA
- a CDS encoding DUF262 domain-containing protein, with amino-acid sequence MDAGTLSIRQVFDRDCRHIVPLYQRRYVWERELQWEPLWEDIRAVAERRLLKQDTRPHFLGAIVLEQVPNPSGFLETRLVIDGQQRLTTLQVFLEALCDFAEEHGPEQFHKALRKLTRNDDPMSVDEIEIFKVWPTNIDQEDFRRVMLAGSPAELRKEYDVSPQAKSVNNNIGDAYLCFHELLTEWLDPGDESYEQRLNALYESILKYLRLVVIDLDQNDDPQLIFETLNARGTPLLPSDLIKNFLLHKARQDGDEPAALYTKYWMPFDENHEYWQKELGRGHARRARIDIFLQHFLTLKKKDDVSVAHLYGAFREFASNNVWGSASDIVSSIRSYAEVFRSFDQLSIESRVGLFFYRLNAMDVGTAFPFLMELFSHFEADEATVTKIVCDLESFLVRRMVCQLSTRGYGRFFIDLLPCLESESPAHCVRDYLLASDAENRRWPNDEEFRIAWEQTPLYTKLVRARVRMLLEAVEQELFTDKSEKLQFGEKLTIEHVMPQHWHGNWALPNDKPQVEAELEREKLLHTVGNLTLLTKKLNPSVSNSGWLTKKAALEEHSGLAMNRSIIKKKDWTEEEITKRSERLSKLALSIWNRP; translated from the coding sequence ATGGACGCAGGAACTTTAAGTATTCGCCAAGTATTCGATAGAGACTGTCGTCACATTGTGCCACTCTATCAACGACGGTACGTCTGGGAGCGCGAACTTCAGTGGGAGCCTTTGTGGGAAGATATCCGCGCGGTGGCTGAACGACGACTTCTGAAACAAGACACAAGACCACACTTTTTGGGTGCAATCGTTCTCGAACAGGTGCCGAATCCGTCTGGATTTCTGGAAACGCGTTTGGTCATTGACGGTCAGCAACGATTGACGACGCTCCAAGTGTTCCTGGAGGCGCTCTGCGATTTTGCGGAAGAACATGGTCCCGAGCAGTTTCACAAGGCACTCCGCAAGCTCACTCGCAATGACGATCCGATGAGTGTGGACGAAATCGAAATCTTCAAGGTTTGGCCTACGAACATTGACCAAGAGGATTTTCGAAGAGTCATGCTGGCAGGTTCACCGGCAGAACTTCGCAAGGAATATGATGTCTCACCTCAAGCCAAAAGCGTGAATAACAACATCGGCGATGCGTACCTGTGTTTCCACGAATTGCTAACGGAATGGCTAGACCCTGGCGATGAAAGTTATGAACAGCGGCTGAATGCACTCTACGAATCCATTCTCAAGTATCTTCGGCTGGTGGTTATTGACTTGGATCAGAATGATGATCCACAGCTAATCTTTGAGACGTTGAATGCCCGGGGCACTCCACTGTTGCCGTCCGATTTGATCAAGAACTTCCTGCTGCACAAAGCGAGGCAGGATGGCGACGAACCTGCGGCTCTCTATACAAAATACTGGATGCCGTTCGATGAGAACCACGAATACTGGCAGAAAGAACTTGGTCGCGGTCATGCTCGTCGTGCTCGCATCGACATCTTCTTGCAGCACTTCCTGACACTGAAGAAAAAAGATGATGTTTCAGTGGCACATCTCTACGGAGCGTTTCGAGAGTTCGCAAGCAACAATGTATGGGGGTCGGCAAGTGACATCGTTAGTTCAATTCGATCGTATGCCGAGGTGTTCCGTTCCTTCGATCAACTATCCATTGAATCTCGGGTTGGGCTATTCTTCTATCGATTGAATGCTATGGACGTGGGCACAGCGTTCCCATTTCTAATGGAATTGTTTTCTCACTTCGAAGCCGATGAAGCGACCGTCACGAAAATCGTTTGTGATTTGGAGTCGTTCTTAGTTCGGCGGATGGTTTGCCAGCTCAGCACACGTGGCTACGGCAGATTTTTTATCGACCTACTCCCTTGTCTCGAATCTGAGTCGCCGGCTCATTGTGTTCGCGACTATCTTCTAGCGAGTGATGCAGAGAACCGTCGTTGGCCAAACGACGAGGAGTTTCGTATCGCGTGGGAACAAACACCGCTTTACACGAAGCTGGTAAGAGCTCGCGTTCGAATGTTGCTGGAGGCTGTGGAACAAGAGTTATTCACGGACAAGTCGGAGAAGCTTCAGTTCGGAGAAAAACTAACCATTGAGCATGTCATGCCTCAGCACTGGCACGGAAATTGGGCATTACCGAATGATAAACCCCAGGTCGAAGCGGAGCTCGAACGTGAAAAGCTGCTCCACACGGTTGGAAACCTGACCTTGTTGACGAAGAAACTCAATCCTTCAGTTTCAAATTCTGGCTGGTTGACCAAAAAAGCCGCTCTCGAAGAACATAGTGGGCTTGCTATGAACCGCTCAATCATCAAGAAGAAAGACTGGACGGAAGAAGAGATCACGAAACGCAGTGAAAGGCTTTCAAAGTTGGCACTTTCGATCTGGAATCGTCCGTAG
- a CDS encoding GIY-YIG nuclease family protein, which produces MIGLVDFLTASEVTFDASSTKIHLACWNGKEHPIDVYYTGEFGLWQEFQRRRNFSCSHVLSLIDLGQSLWLYVGIYVVHGCEPPNDSEFFRYSTSLQPNQEELIGRVVVRHQRTRQSYIWLKPEIQLPIAEVRREKMTIGEFPGYNSVIINHAKLRTITRQRIASWHGALANIKGVYLITDTTTGKHYVGKTSGQVGIWQRWCDYAENGHGGNIELVALLKEKGAEHMQFFQYSILEIADTHASEQDILKRESYWMETLRSSQFGLN; this is translated from the coding sequence ATGATTGGTCTGGTTGATTTCCTGACGGCGTCCGAAGTGACGTTTGATGCCAGTAGCACAAAGATTCATCTCGCATGTTGGAACGGCAAAGAACATCCGATTGACGTGTACTATACCGGCGAATTTGGATTATGGCAGGAATTTCAGAGACGTCGCAACTTCTCATGCTCGCATGTATTGAGCCTCATCGACCTGGGTCAAAGTTTGTGGCTGTACGTTGGCATATACGTTGTGCATGGCTGCGAGCCACCCAACGATTCTGAGTTTTTCCGGTACTCCACATCTCTGCAGCCGAATCAAGAGGAATTGATTGGGCGAGTTGTCGTCAGGCATCAACGCACACGCCAATCTTACATTTGGCTGAAACCGGAGATACAACTGCCAATTGCCGAAGTGCGTCGTGAGAAAATGACAATCGGCGAGTTCCCTGGCTACAACTCCGTCATCATCAACCATGCCAAACTGCGAACTATCACTCGGCAGCGGATCGCTTCGTGGCATGGCGCGCTCGCTAACATCAAAGGCGTTTATCTCATTACCGACACGACCACTGGAAAACACTATGTCGGCAAGACTTCCGGACAAGTTGGCATTTGGCAGCGTTGGTGCGACTATGCTGAGAATGGACATGGAGGCAACATCGAACTCGTTGCTCTACTGAAAGAAAAAGGTGCCGAGCATATGCAGTTTTTTCAGTATTCGATTTTGGAAATTGCTGACACACACGCCTCGGAACAGGACATTCTTAAACGCGAGTCGTATTGGATGGAAACGCTTCGTTCTAGCCAATTCGGTTTGAACTGA
- a CDS encoding restriction endonuclease subunit S domain-containing protein — translation MDSRKWKELFQPYSVHGGELLVTKLGEPPGVAAIYPEGIGTAMVTPDVMKMTTNHEAASTRCLMHYMNSDIARRFTSGIAYGATRLRMNLTIFRGMPVPLPPIAEQYELASRIDEQLSGIESITASAIESEAALTQLDQSILTKAFRGELVPQDPSDEPAAVLLDRIRREREAAAPKKRSHKKK, via the coding sequence ATGGACTCCCGGAAATGGAAAGAACTTTTTCAACCATACTCCGTCCATGGCGGTGAATTGTTAGTTACTAAACTTGGTGAACCGCCCGGTGTTGCAGCGATTTATCCAGAAGGAATCGGCACAGCGATGGTGACGCCTGATGTCATGAAGATGACAACTAACCACGAAGCTGCATCGACTCGATGCTTGATGCATTACATGAACTCCGATATCGCTCGGAGATTTACTTCTGGGATCGCATACGGTGCAACGCGACTTCGTATGAACCTTACAATCTTTCGTGGCATGCCGGTTCCGTTGCCGCCAATTGCAGAACAATATGAGCTGGCATCTCGAATCGATGAGCAGCTAAGTGGAATCGAGAGCATCACTGCCTCAGCAATTGAGAGCGAAGCGGCGCTCACTCAACTCGATCAATCCATCCTCACGAAAGCGTTTCGGGGGGAGTTGGTGCCGCAGGATCCGAGTGATGAACCGGCGGCTGTGTTGTTGGACCGCATTCGCCGCGAACGCGAAGCCGCCGCCCCCAAGAAACGAAGCCACAAGAAAAAGTGA
- a CDS encoding four helix bundle protein: protein MAFQSFEDLEVWKKACTLAVFVYETLQESRDFGLKDQMQRAAVSIASNNAEGTERTNKDFARFLTIARGSSAELRTQAYIAGKIKIIPTEAMKHIVEETKQINRMSYALTKSLQNKPN from the coding sequence ATGGCATTTCAATCGTTTGAGGATTTGGAAGTCTGGAAGAAGGCGTGTACGCTGGCTGTCTTTGTCTATGAAACCTTGCAAGAATCCAGGGATTTTGGTTTGAAAGACCAAATGCAGCGGGCCGCGGTTTCGATCGCTTCCAACAATGCCGAGGGAACTGAACGCACTAATAAAGACTTTGCCCGCTTCCTCACCATCGCACGTGGCTCGTCCGCCGAACTTCGAACCCAAGCCTACATCGCCGGAAAAATCAAAATCATTCCCACCGAGGCCATGAAACACATCGTCGAAGAAACGAAGCAAATCAACCGCATGTCCTACGCCCTAACCAAGTCCCTCCAAAATAAACCGAACTAA